In Synchiropus splendidus isolate RoL2022-P1 chromosome 11, RoL_Sspl_1.0, whole genome shotgun sequence, the DNA window ACAGCTTAACAGTGGCCTGGTGGAATGGGCCAAGCACTTTAATgatttcttcaattgttttgaagtcactggATGTGAGTTGTGACAGTAAAGCAAGGGCAGCCCCCATGGCTTCCCGCTGCTCAAAGACACGCTGGAGCATAAGCAGTGTGCTGTTCCAGCGTGTTTCTACCTCCATTAGCAACTTATGTTTTGGTCTTCCCATGGACTCTTGCATGTGGCCAAGGCGTTCTTTAGCAGTTGTGGAGGTCCGGAAGTAGGCCACAATTTTTCtggtttttgctcttatttcagaCAATATGGGGACCTGGTCAAATGACTTTCGCACAATCAAATTAAGGGAATGTGCAACACATATGCTTTGCCTTACAccaagagtgtgtgcacaggctaTCATATTGGATGCCGCATCTGTGACCAGGCATTTGACCTAATCTTTTATtccccattctgccataatttttgtctttgcctgggctaagttctctgctgtgtggctctgtggaaagcGTTCCACTCCCAGCAGGATGGTGTTCAGAGTGTCCTCCTCAGTAATAAAGTGACACGTCACACCAAGATAGGCCTCCATGTCCATAGAGGTCCAcatgtctgcagtcagactgcaagctttagctttctggacctcttcttttgccttctgcatTTCGGCATGGAATCTCTCCTCGACCATTGCCTTTAGAGcctagaaaataaaataaacaataatgcctCAGATTTATATAGCGCTTTTCATGACACTCAAAGCACCTCAGAGTTCATTCACACGAGGCGAGGGAGATTAGGTCTAACCCAATGACACTATGAAAGCAACTTGGTGGGAGCGGGATTTGAACCGCCAACCCTGCAGTCATTGGACAACCTGCTCAACCACCTGATCTACTGCTGCCCACTACTATGGCACCTGTCATTTACCATACAACAAACAGCATAAATTATGGATATACAATACTCACCTGTCTAGTTGGAATAATATAGGTAGGCtcgaggagatccaggaggctcctaaatccctgatcttccaccagtgtgaaaggctgggaatccttcacaaccatggcaaccgaagcctgatccacagcatgtttcctggtacctacacagacacattacattcgatcatgttgttatgtttcggccacagtgagggacatggcattttaaatgattgtggGTTATTACTTGGCGCGGGTTGTGcacgttcattttcattcaaggctcggtactgcctcaacatgcatgtggtgttgtttgtgtaacTCAGCTCCTTCGAGAAGAGCAAGCACTTCACCTGAAACCAAAAGATTGTTTGAAGAATGAGTGTTGGGGGtgtgggggttaaaatttctatctacatatatgttataatgtattattattatatcatgtgtCACAAACATAGTGTACAGAAGGCTCCCTTTAAGATGACGTCACACGTTGCGTGGCAGTTTTGACATGCGCAGTAGTGGTTGAAGTTCGCTCTGAGAGTAGTTGGCTGCCGCTCGTCCTCCTGGGTTTTTTGTCTTAAGTTCCAAGTACATGACCAaagtaagtgtttgttttcaccatagTTGCCTTTCAGTGTTTGGTTAGTCCGTAGTTGTGTGCGTTGCCTTGTGTGCATTtgatatagtagtagtagtccaTCGTCGACGAAGGACGCTCCAGCAATTAGCCACCGCCCTTTGCGGCGTGTTAAGTGGTCACGTGATCCAATGGACCGTGTGCGGGTAGTGGCGTTTGTCCACCACACGATGGTGCCCGTTCCCACGGAATGAGAATCggtttctttgacatgttttgtccattAAGGTGTGACcattgtattgtaatttgtataattttgtataattgtcttctgtgtgttatttcacagaaactatatatatatatatacatatatatatcaagaacttggacaaataaaccacacagtttacacatctcttgaactcctgtgctctgaccggccaaccatcgtggattctttatcagttatccgaaccagcatcatcatcgtccttcctcctcaacattaagtggtccttcgagccggataaaGAATCTACGATGGACCCTAGAGAGATGTACCCGGACGTGCGGCCAAAGCGAAGACCACAACGTCCAGCGAGATTCCAGGACTTCCAAGTGGACTACATTGGCAGTCGGCAAGAAGACCGTCCTCCACCAGGCAAGCCTACACCTCAATCATGGGAGACCCCAACCCAGAGGAGACAAGTATCACCGCCTTACTACGGACGCTACCATGAGGATGCGGCTCATTATGAGATGCCTCCGCTTGCTTCAGTTCGCTTCCAGGACAGTGAGCTTTACAGCGATTTGTCAGCTTCTCCAGGACCTCCAGACTGGGACCCACATTACGAAGGAAGAAGTAGCTATGACGAGAGCTCCCGACTATATCATACCCAAAGAGCCTTCGAATCAGGTCTGAAGGAGCTACATGAGACAcaaaaggagatgaaagaaCTACTGGATGTAACCCGTTCCTTGCATGCCGTTATGGGTCAACCTGGAAAGCATGCAGGGAAGAGTAACAGCTTTGAACTATcagtagaggaggatgaaggagactgGCCTGAACCTCCACCCTGGCCTGAAACCAACTGTAGACCTTCGTCACAGCATGCAAAACCTGAATATTGATGCACATCAGATTCGGCCCCTCCCAGCTCCACCCGCAAATGACTGTGCATCCAGCACCTATGTTCAACACCAGTCTCAGCAGCCCGTCCACAGTtttgcccctcctcctccagtagaTCAGGTCTACAGAGGACCCCCCCCCCAACAATTCCAAAATTCATCCAACCAGACCCCAGTGAGTTCTCTCGACTACATATTGCTCTGGAGAACCTACTTCCTCCAACAGCCTCTGAGCTCTTCAACTATCAAGTTCTGCTCGACCATCTGAAGCTGGAAGAAGCCAAGCTGATTGCGGACGCCTACTTGAATTCCCCAAACCCCTACACTGAGATCATGGCAGCTCTCCATGACAAGTTTGGACAACCTCACCAGCTGGCACTTCGGACAATAGCCACAGTTCTTGAAGCTCCAGAAGTCAGGTGTGGAGATAGCACAGCCTTTCAGAAGTTTTCCCTCCAGATTCAGTCCTTGGTGGGTCTTCTACAGACACTAGGTTCAGAAGGGGAAGTTGAACTCAAGTGTGGTTCTCACGTTGCTAGGCTGTTGAGTAAGCTTCCCCCAGAACTGCGGGCAGACTTTCGCCGCCACCATTACAATTCCATAACTAGTCACACCTTGACTGACTTAGCTGAGTGGCTTCGGTATGAATCCTGGTGTCAGGGATATGATAGTCATGTCGCTGTGCGTAGTGGTAAGGAGAGGTTCACCACCAAAGGGGAGGGTCGTGCAGGAAGGCAGACAGTAACTGTTTTACACGAAAAGGACAATGAAAGGACAATGCTGCTCgcagaagcagcaaaatgtcTGAACATGAACGGCAGTCCAGAAAACCTCCCTCTCTGCATGGACAAACTGTGTCATTCCAAGTTTCCTCAGTGGATCGTCCATCCATACAGCTAACAACCTCAGCCTTGCCCCATACACCTATCCAATGGAACGTCTCCAACGGAAGTTTAAGCACATGCATGGTCTTCCGATCCCGGCCTTTAAGAATGCTACCCCCTTCCTGCTGATTGGTTCTGATCAACCTCACCTTATAACACCGGTTGAGCCAGTCAGGCTGGGCCCCCCCGGGGGGCCAGCTGCTGTACATACAAGGCTGGGCTGGACTCTTGAAGGTCCCGTTCGAGATACGGGGGGGCTATCTCACAGTACGCAGTGCCTCTTGACCACCTCCCCACCACACCTGGATGAGATTTTCCAGCATGTTGAGAGACTCTGGAAACTGGATGTCGTACCCCAACACCCTGAGAGAGAAGTGACTCGCTCCAAGCTTGATAATCATACTGTTGCACTGCTTAAGTCCAGAACTGCCAGGGTAGAGGTGGATGGTATTTTCAGATATGCAACTCCATTACTGCGTCATGAGAAAATGCCACTGCTACATGCCCCAAAGGAGTCCGTCATGCCATTGTTGCGCAGTACGGAACGTCGGCTCCTCAGAGAACCTCAGAAAGCCAAAGATTACTGTGCAGAAATGCAGAAGCTCATCACGTCTGGCGCCGTGCAAGAAGTGAAAGAAGCGAAACCGCCAGAGGAGTGCTGGTACATTCCCCACCACCTTGTGCACCATAATGGGAACAATCGTTTGGTCTTCAACTGCTCCCATTCCTACCTCGGACAGACGCTGAACCAACATCTGCTGTCTGGTCCAACCCTTGGTGCTTCGCTCCTTGGGGTTTTACTGAGGTTCCGAGAGCACCCTGTGGCCATCAGCGGGGACATCAAAGGGATGTTCCACCAAGTGCGCTTgctcaacaacagacaacagagtGAACTCCTTTCTTCTGGGGGCTTTGAACTCCTCCTTTGAACTTCCTGCAGAACTCCTACAAGAGTGGTGTAGCTGGGAAGCGGAACTGGACCTACTGTGCCACATCACCTTTCCTAGGCCATACCTTCCGAAGGATGTCAGTCACAAGGGTGTGACATATGAAGTCCATATATTCGCTGACGCTTCTGATCGAGCCTATGGCGCTGTGGCGTATTTGAGAACTGAGGATAGCCAAGGCCAACGGCACCTGTCCTTCATCCTAGCCTGCTCACGCGTGGCCCCAAAGCGCCTTCAGTCCATCCCGCGCTTGGAGCTTTGTGCAGCACTTGTAGCGGCTCAACTAGCCAGTGTCCTGAAGAATGAGCtatatatcaagaacttggacaaataaaccacacagtttacacatctcttgaactcctgtgctctgaccggccaaccatcgtggattctttatcagttatccgaaccagcatcataatcttccttcctcctcaccacatagagaTCTGTGCTTCATTATACCTGTCTGTTATACCTTTGTGGGAGATATGTTCTTCGCTTCTTGGGTGGCTCCATCGTCACTCTCTGTCAGTCGAAGTAGCACAGCAATGATCAAAGACTCTTCCTGGTTTTTCTGTGCCTATTTAAGGAGCGCGAATCATGACGCGAGCCAGTTACGTGATCGCTGAAAATGGGGCCTCATTTGCCTTCGGTCTTgtgatatgaggaaaaaacgagACGGGCCTCGATACGGGCTCCATTTAATCATCAgcggaatgggtcccagctgtgtgtcgccattaagctgaagaaggacagatgaagacgcggaagcggggagacaggaagtaaaacaataaaagcacaaacgaacacgaaaccTAACAGTACACCCCCTTCGAGGAGGGCCTCTAGGCACTTTTCCAGCCTTGTCTGGGTGGGTGCCGTGAAACTTGAGATTAAGTCTTGGTCGAGGATGAGGGAGCGGGAGATCCAGTATTGCTCCTCAGGGCCAGTCAATCGCGTATCGCTTTGATGGCGGCGCCTTGTCAGGCAGCGGCTACTGAGGCTCCCggtaacaaagccaaatgtatgtataatacaatgaaaatgaaacaatcaacgaacgaacgaacaaacagtggaaacggcgcaatgcgtttattaggatatgaccggcaaacgatcattaatctgagggatttcaacggcttttatcccgttagggcggagacacggacgaccctacacgacctcggtctgttccaccggtcggatccaaggatctacagcatagcgaagccccgccagtcagattcagagtcctacagcacagcgaagcccctccccagcagcagggatcatcatcacgggggacatcggaggcggtgcgagaggaagcagaagcgcgGTTGCCGCGGCGGAATTAAGGCTAAGATAAATGCTAACCCGTTCCGCTCGCCGCTCCTGTCGGTCCTGCTCTCTAATGTGCGCTCGcgagaaaacaaactggactatttgaaactggacttgaacacccgaagggagacacggaactgttgcgtgctgatcctcacggagacgtggctcaactcttctgtcccggacaccgccattagcctggaagggctaacagcgttcagggcggacaggaacaacgtgctcacaggtaaaacccggggagggggtgtctgcatctacatcaacaacaactggtgtatcaacacaactccggtctccagtcactgctgtgtggacatagagtttctgattgtgaaatgtagacccttctacttgccacgtgagttcaccagcgtcacagtggtggccctgtacatccctccaagcgctgactgcaaacaggccctgagtgtcctccatcaagccatcagcgacgtgcagtccacacacccagagagtgtcttcattgtggcaggggactttaaccaggccaatatgaagactgtgcttccagcctttcaccagcatgtggacttcgctactcgtggggagaacaccctggacctggtctacaccaacatcaagaaggcgtacagagctgtccctcgtcctcacctcggctcctcagatcatctctctgtgttgctggtccctgcataccagcccctgctcatgagagagaaaccagcagtgaggacagtgagagtgtggccagagggagccatatcagcccttcaggactgtttcgagcgtactgactggagcatgttcaaGGATGCTGCTACGGACCGCAATCAGCAAACAGACGTGGGGGAGTATGCGACCATCGTCACTcgggccaatcagaagccttggatgacgaaagaggtgcgtgatagactgagggagcgaaatgctgcgttcaaatctggagatggaacggcactcagatcagccagggcgaatctgaaccgtgaaatccgggcagcgaagcgcacccacagtcggaaggtccaaggcttctttcagaatgccagcaacaccagacaactgtggcagggcatccagacggtcacaggctataaagcctctccccctccttgccgtgacgacatcagcttcctcaatgagctgaataacttctttggaaggtttgaagctctcaataccaaccctgcgaggaaagctgccccccactctgacgaacagacgctcagactggacaccgctacggtgcagagaactctgtggaaggtgaacgcaagtaaagctgcaggccctgacaacattcctggacgactgattaaggaatgtgctgaccagctgtcccaagtgctcacggacatcttcaacacctctctgaccgaggcggtcgtccctccatgtttcaagtcggccataattattcctgtgcccaagaaaccgaccaccacgtgtctgaacgactttcgccccgttgcactaacatccaccatcatgaagtgcttcaagAGGGTGGTTGAGGACCACATCGTCTCCATACTCCCCCCATCATTCGACCCGTTCCAGTTTGcgtaccagccgaaccgctccacggaggacgccatctccactgctctccacctgagcctggagcacctagagaagaagaacactctggttcggatgctgttcctggacttcagctcagcttttaataccatcatcccacaggacctggtacataaattggagcaactaggagtgcagacctccatgtgcaactggctgctggactttctcaccaacagaacccagtctgtccgagtaggaggtaacacgtcaagtgttatctcccagaacattggctcccctcagggatgtgtcctcagcccactgctgttcactctgctgacccacgactgtcgccccaagtatagcagcaaccacatcctgaagtacgcggacgacacaatggttgtgggtctcatccaggacaatgatgaactggcctacagggaggaggtgcaacatctggtggactggtgtgagacgaacaatctggccctgaatctcgacaagacgTCGACCACCGtctacagagggacaatcgagagcctgctgaccagctgcatctccgtctggtctgggagctgcagtgcatcagactggaagtctctgcagagggtggtgaggacagcggagaaaatcaccgggaccccgctccctgccatcaaggatatagcagatgttcgctgcttatccagggcacaaaggatcatcgcggactctactcatgcaaactatgcactgttctccctcctgccatctggcagacggttccgcagcatccgatgcagaaccaccagattcaggaacaaggGAAACAAAGTGTGCCATCTTAGAAAATCTATCCACAATGGTCATAACCGTTGTCATACCTGCAGACGGGGGCAAGCGCTTGACAAAATCGACGGCAATGTGTGACCAAGGTCGgccaggaagaggcagaggcagaggttGTAAGAGACCAGCTGGGGGACGATGTGAGGATTTGGAACGATCCAACGATACAGGTCTCAGGAACAATGGTCTCCATTTTCTCTTGGGAGAGAGGATTCTCATGGAGTCTGGACAGAGCATCGGGTTTAGCATTCTGGCTGCCTGGGCGGTAGGTTATGGAAAACCTAAATCTTC includes these proteins:
- the LOC128767549 gene encoding uncharacterized protein LOC128767549 — encoded protein: MLVQRLSEVKCLLFSKELSYTNNTTCMLRQYRALNENERAQPAPSTRKHAVDQASVAMVVKDSQPFTLVEDQGFRSLLDLLEPTYIIPTRQALKAMVEERFHAEMQKAKEEVQKAKACSLTADMWTSMDMEAYLGVTCHFITEEDTLNTILLGVERFPQSHTAENLAQAKTKIMAEWGIKD